The sequence CGGCCGGGTGAACGCGTCAACGTATGAAATGGTCCCTATCGCCAGGCCGAGGGGCACCGCCACCAGCAAGGCCAGCGCGAACCCGCTAAGGAACCTGCTCAAGCTCGAGAAGATATTGGTAAGTAGTGACTGACCGGTGACAGGGTCCCGGGTCCAGGCCTGGACCAGCGCCCCCCATACCTCCGGAGGGGTGGGAAGGTAGAACTGCCCCTGGCCCTGGAGATATGATGCCGCCAGCCACCAGGCGGCTATGAAAATGGGCAGGGACGAGATCATAAGCGCCAGCTTGGTGATGTCGCGCCTTTCCAAGCTCGGCTTATGGAGCCATCCGAAGGAATCGGTCATACTGAGGCCACCTTACAAGATTAAAAAATAAAAAGGTTTGTAGGGGCTCAGCCCCTCACGAGATCGTATCCATACTTGTCCGCAATGGCTACCAGGAGAAGGTACTGGATGGAAGACGATCCTGGCTGACCTATGACGAGGCCGTCCAGGTCTTCGATACTCCTATCCCCGCTGATCACCAGTGCGGACCCCTCGGTGTTGGCCAGGGACAATATCTTGACGTCGATGCCCTGGTTGGCGTGGTTCAGGAGGACCGGAGGAGCGCCGAGGTAGGCCATATCTATGAGGTTCTCGCTGCTAGCGAAGGCCGTCATGACCGCGCCGCCATTGTTATACCCTCCAACGGTCGCACCATCAGGCAGGGCGGTCTGTATGCCATATGTCGCGAACAGGCTCTTGCCGCCTCCTACCTCGATGTTCTCGGCCACCACTCTGGCGAACTGGTGAAGGTCGCCCTGAAGGTAGCCGATACGAACGGTGATGGGGGTGAAGCCATCATCCACCGGCTGGATGTTGGCTGCAGCCTCGAGATGGGTAGCATCAATAAGGCCGTTCACGAAGCTGTTGACATCGGAAACCCTGTTGCTCTGTATGAGGCCAGCGTCCACATAGTCCTCGGTGAACTGCTTGAAGTAGGCCACACTCTCTGAGGTGATGTTGTAGGTGAGCTTCATGTGCTGCAGCGAGCTGTCCACGACCTCGGTGCTTCGGCCGCTGAAGCTGGCTCCGATCTGCAGCAGTAGAGTGTAGTTGGTTGGATTGGTTTCCTTGTTGGCTATGGCGTCGGCAATCCAGAGATTCGCTTCGATATGCGCCTTCAGGACCCTATTGACAGCGTCCGGGTTGGAGTTCAGGAAGTCGCCGTCAGCCACCACGACACAGCATGGATGGTCCGGCCAGATATCACCGGACCACACTAGGGCATGGGCGGTGCCGGCCAAGATGGAGTCCGACACGTAGGGCTCCCAGCTGACCCCGCCATCAATGTTGCCCGACTGGATCTGAGCTTGCTGATCCACTGGCGCGACATCGGTGTACTTGATGGTCTTGCCGCCTAAGTTGACCGCTCCAGACAAGAATAAGCCAGCAACGACCAATGCCGCGACCACGACCACGGCTGCTACGGCTATGTATTTTCTTTGCATAGTAAGAACCTACAACAATACCGAGAAAAACGTATAAATGATTTTTTCATTATATGGCTAAATTTATCCTATTGATACAAATTCCAGGGCTGATTGTACAGATGTCTCCCTTTTCTACATAAAAATGTTCGAGCGCCCCCGCTCGATGACCCGAGATCGTTCGAAAGGCCCCGCCTCGGATAATAAAAGCTATTAGCTTGAAAAATATCTCACATTGACCAAAAATGTTCGAGCTTAACGTCGAGAGCAACACGCCGCTCACCCCCCTGAGCGACGTGGATGACATCGCCCTGCAGTTCCTTACGCACATCGGCTATCTGCCCAAGGGTTATAACCCCAAGACCAACGTAATCGATACCCAGGACAGCGTCCCGTACCGCCTGTTCATGGACTGCTTCATGCGCAACCCGAAGCGGGCCTGGACGGTGGAGGAGCTGGCGGCGTACCTGAAGACGACCAAGCCGACCATATATCGCCATCTCAACAAGCTTAAGGGGATCGACATCCTCGAAGAGGTGGAGACGGAGAGGGAGGGGGGCATGAAGAAGGGATACCGCATTCGCTACGGGGACCTGCGCAAGGCCTGGAGCTTCACCGAGGCCAACGTGGATATGGCCATGCGCAACTACCGCGAGACGGTGGACCACTTCCAGAAGCTGATGGAGGGATGACAGGATGCCTGTGAAAGATATCGAGCAGATGATAACCATAGGATCGAAGTACCGCATCATGAGCATGGGAGGCGAGAACGAGAAGGCCGTGGTGTCCGTGGGGGAGTTCCGGGGCTACGCCGCTTTCGCCAACGAGACCGCACTGGTGCTGAAGCTGGACGAGTCCCACGGCGAGGACGCCGGCCACGTGCGTTTCATCCCCTACCACGCCATCCTGCTGATCGACGTGATCACCCTCGCCCCCAAGGAAGAGCAGGAAGAGAAAGAGGACAACCGGGTATACTATAGGTGATCGGGAGCATCTGTGTTTGGTGTGGGATATCACGAAGAGATCATACGATCGATACTGGACGGCAGGATAAGGAACAAGGACGACCTGCAGAGGGCCAAGATAGATCTGTGCCGGAAGTACGCTCTGCCGGGGGTGCCGCCGAACTCCGAGACCCTCGCGCTGGTCAGCGAGGACGACCTGCCCCTGGTGGAGGAGATATTGCGCCTCAAGCCGGTGCGCACGCTATCGGGGGTGGCGGTGGTGGCGGTAATGACGTCCCCCGCCCCGTGCCCGCACGGCAAGTGCGTCTACTGCCCCGGGGGAGTGGAGTCCGGCTCTCCCCAGTCGTACACCGGCAAGGAGCCTGCCGCCCGGAGGGGGGAGTCCTACGGCTTCGACCCCTATGAGCAGACAAGGGGGCGCATCGAGCAGCTGGAAGCCATCGGGCATCCCACCGACAAGATCGACCTCATAGTGATGGGAGGCACCTTCACCTCCCGCCCCCGGGAATACCAGGTGGACTTCGTAAAGAGGTGCTTCGAGGCCATGAATGGCGAGGTGTCCCCGAGCCTCGAGGAAGCTCAGGCTGCCAACGAGACGGCCGGGCACCGCTGCATCGGGATGACCATCGAGACCCGCCCGGACGCCATGACGGAGGAGCAGGTCGCCCTGTCCATGGCGCTCGGGATGACCAGGGTGGAGATGGGAGTGCAGATACTGGACGAGGCGATACTGCGCGCGGTGAACCGCGGCCACGGCCTCCAAGCGGTGATCGACGCCACCCGGGTGGCGAAGCGCAGCGGGCTAAAGGTGTGCTACCATGTCATGCCCGGGCTGCCCGGCTCCTCGCCGGAGAAGGACCTGGAGAGCTTCCGCAGGATGTTCGACGACCCCGTCTTCCGGCCGGACATGCTGAAGCTGTACCCCACCCTGGTGGTCAAGGGGACCAAGCTCTACGATATGTGGGCCCGGGGGGAGTATCGCCCCTACACCACCGAGGAGGCGGTGGAGATCATGGCCGAGATGAAGCGCCTGGTGCCGCCGTGGGTCAGGATCCAGAGGATCCAGCGTGACATCCCGGTACCGCTCATCGAGGCCGGGGTGGACAAGGGGCACCTGCGCGAGCTGATCAAGGAACGCATGCGCTCGCAAGGGCGGCAGTGCCGGTGCATCCGGTGCCGCGAGGTCGGCCTGAAAGGCATCCGGGACTACACCGTCGACCAGCTGCGGCTCGAGGTGCAGAGGTACGAGGCCTCGGGAGGCGCGGAGAGCTTCATATCCTTCGAGCTGCCGGAGCAGGACGCCCTGGTCGGCTATGTCCGCCTGAGGACCGACGGTTCCCCCCTGGCTAGCATCAGGGAGCTGAAGGTGTTCGGAAGGCTCGTGCCGCTAAAAGGGGCGGGGGTGGGATGGCAGCACCGCGGGGTCGGCAAAGATCTCATGGCGAGGGCGGAGGAAGCGGCCTCGGACGCCGGGTGCGAGAGGATCAGGGTCACCAGCGGCGTGGGGGTGCGACGCTACTATGCTTCGCTGGGCTACCAGCGGGACGGGGTCTATATGTCCAAGCGGCTCGCGGAGTGAGGGCGGCAGGCGGGCTGGGAGAACGAACGGTCAGAGAAAGTGAAGGTGAGGGGGTCTCCCTCATAGAAAAACAGTGGGAACGCTTCAGGCGTTGGTCCCGGCCATGACCACGACGTCGCGGACCGCCCTCATCTCGCTGAAGGGCAGGACCAGCCTTCCCTGGGGGTCGGTCTTGTACAGCCTGGTCTCGACCTCTTCCGCGGGCACCACCAGAACGTTCTGGATGTCTCCGCTGGAGGTGTTGATCAGGAAGTTCTCGATCATGCCTAGGATCTGCCCGTCATTGGTCATAACGGTCTTTCCCTTGAGCTCAGTAATGAATTTTCTCATCCCAGCACCCTCATGCCTATTTGAATTCTGACTATCGGATGCAACTGTTTGTCCTTATTTATCACTATCCATCCTGTGGTGCGGGAAGGAAAAAGGCGGGCCCTCCGCGTTCAGCCTTGTGAAAATAAAACCCCCCTTCACAGGTTTTTTACCGACCGCCCCGAGCGGGACATCTGCATCCCAATGGAACTATCGGGAGCGTCCCCTCCATTAAAATGGCCAGCGCCTTCCCTATCTCATCTCGCTCGCAGCCCCCGCTCGACCGTCGTCACATATACATGAATCGTTTTACAGTTACAGGGGCTTTGTTATTCCGAAATACAAGATCCAGAACATAGTAGCGTCTGCCGATCTGGGGACCGAGCTTGATCTAACCCAGCTCGTCGTGGAAATGGAAAACGCGGAGTACGAACCGGAATCCTTTCCTGGCTTGGTCTTCCGGCTGAAGAAGCCGAAGACAGCGACCCTCATCTTCCGAAGCGGGAAGATCGTTTGTACCGGCTCCAAGTCGATAGGGGACGTAAAGCAGGCGATACAAATGGTCACAGAGAGCCTGAAGGACGCCGGGATCCCCCTCACCGGCTCTCCGGCCTATGAGGTCCAGAACATCGTTGCCTCGGCCGACCTCGAGCAGCCCATCAACCTGACCTCGACGGTGATCTCCCTGGGCCTCGAAAAGGTGGAGTACGAACCGGAGGTGTTTCCCGGGCTGGTGTACCGCCTGGACGACCCCAAGGTCGTTATCCTGCTGTTCGGGTCGGGAAGGCTGGTCTGCACCGGGGCGAAAAAACCGATGGACGTGGAAGCGGCGATCGTCAGGATCTCCAGAGAGCTGCGTTCCGTTGGCCTGCTCTCGCCGGAGCCGCCGGGCATGTCGGAGAAGGACCGCCTGGCCTGATCGGAGCATATCTTCCGGTATAACTCCAGAAGCCTTGATCTCGGCAAGAATAGCGGGATCTTTCGGCCATGTGAGATCATCGTATCGAATTTTTAGAACGTTCGGAGCACTGGTGAAAAGGGCGCGCCCCGCGGCACACGCTCAGGGGCACTTTCGGGCACCTCCCCGAAAACCAGTCATATGTCCTTATCCGATGCGTGTCGAAGGTGAGGGTAATGATGGACATACACGACCGGCTCCAGGTGGAAAAGCTGCTCGAGCTCCTGTATGAACGGCAGGCCGCCAGGGTCAGGCCGGAGATGAGGCATCGGTGCGGGCCGCTCCAGGAGACGGCGGCGCTCATCATCCGCTTCAAGGAGATGGCGATCGAGGACCTGTCGAAGGACCTCGGAATGGACGACCCGGCCGCCTGCGACGAGTGCGGCGGGGAATGCCATGATGTCAAGGAATACCGGCTCAGGCGCCCGGTCGAGGAATGTGTCACTGCATACTGACTTGCCGAGAGAACACCTCTCAGGGGGTGCGGATGAGCTGGTCTATCTCGACCAGCTTCTGTGCGACCTTCTTGCCCTTGGGGGTAAGAGAATACAGGTAGGTCAACCGCGGCTTCTCCTCGATGCGTATCTTGAGCAGGCCGATCGACTCCATCCTCCTGGTCAGGTTCTTCATGCGGTCGTAACCGCCGGCTATCTGCCTGAGGTCGTAGGCCCGGGCCTCTCCCCTCTTGTCAATGAGCAAAAGGATGCTCACCGCGGATGTCTCGTCGAGTATCGTGACGTCGGCCTTGGCCGCCTGTTCCATCTAGAAAACCGAACCTCTCTCTTCATGTTATACCTGATTATCCAGTATTCAATTTTGAACACCGAAAACTAATAAATACTTGCACTCCCTTTCAGAATTCGGAATACAACACTGAACACGGAAATGAGATGACCGGTAGTCATGTCGGCAGGCAGCTACCCTTTTAGAGGGGGGAGCGGGGCATATCGGACCTTCCATACTCCTAGTGCCATTGGGCGCCCCCTCCCCCGTGATGTTCGGGCACCACGACCCAGCCCGGGTCGATGAGGCGGATGAGATCTGATGGGAAAGACGTTCTATTTGAGCGACAGTGAGAGGTATCTCCTTTGCGGACTGCTCAGGGGAGAGCTGCCGGCGGACATCATGGCCAGGCTGAAGCGCTTGTACGGGGAGACCCGCGATCTCGAGGAGATCTCCCTGGTCATAACCCGCAAGCTGGAGGATTGATCGTGCTCGAGAACAACACGCGCGCGTCGCGGCCGGGAAGCGGCCGCGGGACGTTCATGCACTGCTCCCCCTGGCAGAGAAGGCGGGATCTGCGCTGGAACAACGAGCGGGCAAGTTTTATAATCACATGGGCATTACGTCGTGCAAAGGCGAGATGGTCTTAGATTGCTTAGCCGCGACAAATGGTCCCCTGTCGAGAATGGAAGCGCCTTCGTGAACATACTCGGAGACTATCGCTATATGAGCGAGGGGCATTATGGGAGCGTCGAGGCGGAGATCGCCGGCGTGAAGGTATACCCCACCATCAAGGAGTCGCTGGACGCTTATGTGGTCCCTCTGTGCATGGAGAGGGCCAAGGCCGCGGGGATCAAGGTCCCCGACTACTACATATCCAACGGTTATTTTGAGCCGCCCGCCATCGTGTACCCCATCAACCCCTTCATGAAGAAGCACAGCGTGGTGTACAAGGCCGGGCACGTCAAGCGCATCTCCAAGTCCATGACCCGGAACTACAAGTACGCCATCTGCGTGCAGAAGATCTCCGAGGACGTGGCCGTGCGCGAGTACAAGTGCGTCATGGGCAACACCACCTGCGACGAGCTGTCCACCATGGCCGCCCAGGTGTGGGACCTTTTCCATCTTCCGATCTGCAGCCTCAGGGTGATCGAGAACGGCGAGATCATGCTCTCCGCCATCGAGCCCCTGCCCCTGCATGAGCTGGGCTCGAAGGAGCTGAAGCTCCTCAGGAAGGCGAACGAATGGCAGATATAGCCTGTTTTGTAGAGCGCTACACCGTCAGCCGCGCCGAGGAGCTCACCGCCCTCGCCAACTTCAAGCTGGCCGCGCATCAGCTCGGGCACAAGCTGGAGTACGTGTTCCGCGCGGACATCGGGAAGATACCGATGTACGACGCGCTGTTCATCCGGTCGCTCACCGACCCGCTCAACGCCGCATACGTCGCGGCGAGGACCGCGGAGCTGCACGGCATGACGGTCATCGACGACCCTGATTCTATCATCATCTGCTGCGACAAGATCAACATGTACCTACACCTGATGCGCGAGAACGTGCCGATACCGGAAACCAGGTTCGTGGGCAAGAGGGAGCTGGACCGGAGGACCATGGAGCAGCTGTTCGACGAGCTCGGCTCTCCCCTGGTCCTCAAGGCGCCGCACACCTCCTTCTCGATGCACGTGGACAAGGTGGATTCGGCAAGCGCGTTCGAGGAGGTGGCCCGGAAGTACTACCGGAGGGCGGACGAGATAGTGGTGCAGAGGTATATTCCCAGCCGCTTTGACTGGAGGGTCACGACCCTCAACGGCGAACCGCTGTTCGTGTGCAAGTACGTCATGCCCGGCAACCACTGGAAGATCCAGCGGAGCGACAACGGGCACGTCACCTGGGCGAAGATCGAGGCGCAGGACCTCAAGGCCGTCGACCCCAAGCTCATCGAGGCTGGGCTGAAAGCGTCCAGGGCCATCGGCAAGGGCCTCTACGGCGTGGACATCAAGGAGGTCGACGGCAAGTACATCGTCATCGAGGTGAACGACAACCCCAACATCGACGCGGGCGGCGAGGACGCCAGGAACCCCGAGGTGTACGGGCGGATCATCAGGTACCTCGCCGGCGAGTGACGCGGGCCCCCGTTCTAACGGTACACCCCAGGGTCCTGCCACTTCACCGGCACGGTCTCCAGGGACCTGGCGAAGTTCTCGTACCACTTCATGACATCCTTGGTCGACGACGCCCTGACGATCTTCAACGCACCCTCGAAGTGCCGCCCCGACACCATCTCGCTGTCGCGGTCCTCGCGCATGGCGGCCATGGCGGCCTCCCTGCACAGCGCCTCCAGGTCCGCTCCCACGAAGCCCTCTGTCCGGGACGCTATGTGCTCCAGGTCCACCCCGTTCAGGGGCATGTCCCTGGTATTGATCCTCAGTATGCCCAGGCGGGCGGCCTGGTCGGGGACCGGGACCAGGGCGAGGCGGTCGAAGCGGCCCGGCCTCAGGAGGGCGGGGTCCACGATGTCCGGCCGGTTGGTGGCGGCGATCACCGTCACGCGGTCCAGGGACTCGAACCCGTCCATGGTGGTGAGGAGCTGGTTCACCACCCTCTCGGTGGCGTTGGACTCCGGCGACGAGCCCCGCCGGGAGGCGATGGAATCGATCTCGTCGAGGAACACTATGCACGGCGCGACCTGCTTGGCCTTCTTGAAGATCTGGCGGATCGCCTTCTCCGACTCCCCGACCCACTTGGACATTATCTCCGGTCCCTTGATGGAGATGAAGTTCACCTTGCATTCGTTGGCCACGGCCTTGGCCAGAAGGGTCTTTCCCGTCCCGGGCGGGCCGTACAGCAGCACCCCGCGGCCGGGGCGGATGCCCAGCCGCTTGAAGGACTGGGGGCTCTCCAGGGGGAGCTCGATCATCTCCTTGAGCAGGCGCTTGATGTCCTCCAGGCCGCCGATGTCCTCCCAGCCGACCTGAGGGACCTCCACGGCCACCTCGCGCATGGCCGACGGCTCCACGTCCTTGAGCGCCTCCTTGAAATCGGCCTGCGTAACGCGCATGGTCTCCAGCACGTCCGGGGGAATGGGCTTGTCCAGTTCGAACTCGGGGACGAAGCGGCCCAGGCACTTCATGGCCGCCTCCCTGGCCAGCGAGGCGATGTCGGCGCCCACGAAGCCGTGGGTGACATTGGCCAGGGAGTCGATGTCCACGTCCCCGTCCAGCGGCATGCCCCTGGTGTGTATCTGCAGGATCTCCTTCCTCCCCGCCAGCGTGGGGACCCCGATCTCTATCTCCCGGTCGAACCGCCCGGGACGGCGGAGCGCCGGATCGATGGAGTCCTCGCGGTTGGTCGCCCCTATCACGATGACCTGCCCCCTACCGCCCAGCCCGTCCATCAGGGTGAGCAGCTGCGCTACCACGCGGCGCTCCGTCTCTCCGGTCACCTCCTCCCTCTTGGGCGCGATGGAGTCGATCTCGTCGATGAACACGATGGATGGCGCGGCCTTCTCGGCCTCCTCGAACTTCTCGCGGAGCTTTTCCTCGCTCTGGCCGTAGTACTTGGACATTATCTCCGGCCCGTTGATGGAAAAGAAGTTGGCGCCCGATTCGCTCGCCACGGCCTTGGCGATGAGCGTTTTTCCGGTCCCGGGCGGGCCGTACAGCAAAACCCCTTTGGGAGGGTCGATGCCCAGGCGGTCGAACAGCTCGGGGTGCTTGAGCGGCAGCTCGATGATCTCCCTCACCCGCTTCAGCTCGTCCTCCAGGCCGCCCACGTCGTCGTAGGTCACCGACATGGTGGCCGTCTCGACGGTCTCCACCGGCTCGGTCTTCACCACTAGCTCGGTATGGCCGCCCACCACCACTACTCCGGAGGGCTGCGTGCCGGTCACCACGAACGGGAGGAACCCTCCCATCAGGGCTATGTTGGGGATGATGATGGCGTCCCCCTTCACCAGGGGGCGGTTGCTCAGTCCCTTCTTGAACAGCTCCTCCACTCCCTGGCCGAAGCGGACCCTCTTGCCCGGGGGTATCTTCGGCGCCACCGTGATCTTTGTCGCTGGCTGGGTCTCGGCCTTGAGCACGGTGACCTTTTCCCCGATGGACACCCCGGCGTTGGAGCGGACCATGCCGTCGATGGCGATGACGCCCTTGCCCTCGTCCTCGGCGGAGGCCCGGAACACCTTGGCGGCCGTTCTCCTCTTGCCCACTATCTCGATGAAGTCACCCATGTCAACATCGATGTCTTTCCGGGTCTGGGTGTCGATCCGGGCACGTCCCAGGCCGACCTCCGATTGGTGTTGAGCGCTGGCGACGCGAAGAGTTGTCGATTCCGCCACGATATCCTCACTGGCCTGAAAGCCGAGAGCCGATATTAACTTATTTGACAGAATAGTTATCTTCAAAAAAATTGGGCGGACGCCGCCCGGGAAGGCGTCCTTGTTTTTCATGCCCTTGCAGCGGAGGACGAAGCGAAAAACTAATCATGCTGGAGCATCTTGGAGCTGGGCATGGAGATGGACCCGGAGTGCGTCCCCTGCCTGCTGGGGCGAGTCCTGTTCGAGGCCAACCTGTGCGATCCCAAGAAGGCCCGGGCGGCCATGGCCGATTCCCTGAAGATACTGGACGAGGGCTTCCGTCCCGGTGTCAACTCCGCCCGGCTCGCCACCCTGGTGCACAAGCGCGCCTATAAGATCCTGGGCCGCGCCGATCCCTACGAGGGGCTGAAGGCCCGCAGCGTGGAGGTGGCCAGCGAGCTGCTGCCGGAAGCGGAGGCGTTCATCGAAAGGTCCGAGGACCGTCTGGAGGCAGCGGTGAAGGTCGCTATCGCCGGCAACGTGATGGACTTCGGCATCCAAGGGCTGGAGGACCCCGACGAGCTGTCCAGGGCCTTCGGGTCGCTCATCAGCCAGCCGCTGGGGGTGAACGACGTTCCGGGCATGCGGGCGCTGCTGGGGCCGTCCAAGAGGGCAGTGTACCTTCTAGACAACTGCGGGGAGGACGTCCTGGACCGTCTGCTGGTGCGCGAGATCAAGGCCCTCGGCGCCACCGTGG comes from Methanomassiliicoccus luminyensis B10 and encodes:
- a CDS encoding PRC-barrel domain-containing protein: MRKFITELKGKTVMTNDGQILGMIENFLINTSSGDIQNVLVVPAEEVETRLYKTDPQGRLVLPFSEMRAVRDVVVMAGTNA
- a CDS encoding ABC transporter substrate-binding protein, whose translation is MQRKYIAVAAVVVVAALVVAGLFLSGAVNLGGKTIKYTDVAPVDQQAQIQSGNIDGGVSWEPYVSDSILAGTAHALVWSGDIWPDHPCCVVVADGDFLNSNPDAVNRVLKAHIEANLWIADAIANKETNPTNYTLLLQIGASFSGRSTEVVDSSLQHMKLTYNITSESVAYFKQFTEDYVDAGLIQSNRVSDVNSFVNGLIDATHLEAAANIQPVDDGFTPITVRIGYLQGDLHQFARVVAENIEVGGGKSLFATYGIQTALPDGATVGGYNNGGAVMTAFASSENLIDMAYLGAPPVLLNHANQGIDVKILSLANTEGSALVISGDRSIEDLDGLVIGQPGSSSIQYLLLVAIADKYGYDLVRG
- a CDS encoding tRNA uridine(34) 5-carboxymethylaminomethyl modification radical SAM/GNAT enzyme Elp3, with amino-acid sequence MGYHEEIIRSILDGRIRNKDDLQRAKIDLCRKYALPGVPPNSETLALVSEDDLPLVEEILRLKPVRTLSGVAVVAVMTSPAPCPHGKCVYCPGGVESGSPQSYTGKEPAARRGESYGFDPYEQTRGRIEQLEAIGHPTDKIDLIVMGGTFTSRPREYQVDFVKRCFEAMNGEVSPSLEEAQAANETAGHRCIGMTIETRPDAMTEEQVALSMALGMTRVEMGVQILDEAILRAVNRGHGLQAVIDATRVAKRSGLKVCYHVMPGLPGSSPEKDLESFRRMFDDPVFRPDMLKLYPTLVVKGTKLYDMWARGEYRPYTTEEAVEIMAEMKRLVPPWVRIQRIQRDIPVPLIEAGVDKGHLRELIKERMRSQGRQCRCIRCREVGLKGIRDYTVDQLRLEVQRYEASGGAESFISFELPEQDALVGYVRLRTDGSPLASIRELKVFGRLVPLKGAGVGWQHRGVGKDLMARAEEAASDAGCERIRVTSGVGVRRYYASLGYQRDGVYMSKRLAE
- a CDS encoding ATP-grasp domain-containing protein codes for the protein MADIACFVERYTVSRAEELTALANFKLAAHQLGHKLEYVFRADIGKIPMYDALFIRSLTDPLNAAYVAARTAELHGMTVIDDPDSIIICCDKINMYLHLMRENVPIPETRFVGKRELDRRTMEQLFDELGSPLVLKAPHTSFSMHVDKVDSASAFEEVARKYYRRADEIVVQRYIPSRFDWRVTTLNGEPLFVCKYVMPGNHWKIQRSDNGHVTWAKIEAQDLKAVDPKLIEAGLKASRAIGKGLYGVDIKEVDGKYIVIEVNDNPNIDAGGEDARNPEVYGRIIRYLAGE
- a CDS encoding RimK-like ATPgrasp N-terminal domain-containing protein, whose protein sequence is MNILGDYRYMSEGHYGSVEAEIAGVKVYPTIKESLDAYVVPLCMERAKAAGIKVPDYYISNGYFEPPAIVYPINPFMKKHSVVYKAGHVKRISKSMTRNYKYAICVQKISEDVAVREYKCVMGNTTCDELSTMAAQVWDLFHLPICSLRVIENGEIMLSAIEPLPLHELGSKELKLLRKANEWQI
- a CDS encoding TATA-box-binding protein, producing the protein MPKYKIQNIVASADLGTELDLTQLVVEMENAEYEPESFPGLVFRLKKPKTATLIFRSGKIVCTGSKSIGDVKQAIQMVTESLKDAGIPLTGSPAYEVQNIVASADLEQPINLTSTVISLGLEKVEYEPEVFPGLVYRLDDPKVVILLFGSGRLVCTGAKKPMDVEAAIVRISRELRSVGLLSPEPPGMSEKDRLA
- a CDS encoding helix-turn-helix domain-containing protein, with protein sequence MFELNVESNTPLTPLSDVDDIALQFLTHIGYLPKGYNPKTNVIDTQDSVPYRLFMDCFMRNPKRAWTVEELAAYLKTTKPTIYRHLNKLKGIDILEEVETEREGGMKKGYRIRYGDLRKAWSFTEANVDMAMRNYRETVDHFQKLMEG
- a CDS encoding damage-control phosphatase ARMT1 family protein, with amino-acid sequence MEMDPECVPCLLGRVLFEANLCDPKKARAAMADSLKILDEGFRPGVNSARLATLVHKRAYKILGRADPYEGLKARSVEVASELLPEAEAFIERSEDRLEAAVKVAIAGNVMDFGIQGLEDPDELSRAFGSLISQPLGVNDVPGMRALLGPSKRAVYLLDNCGEDVLDRLLVREIKALGATVVGVVKGEPVLTDVTLKDAKASGVHGEFDEVIGTGMFAVGLDPQRMGDRLRGELSRADLIIAKGMANFESLSDSAYRPIAYLMRAKCHPVARAVGARKGDNVAKLVC
- a CDS encoding CDC48 family AAA ATPase, coding for MAESTTLRVASAQHQSEVGLGRARIDTQTRKDIDVDMGDFIEIVGKRRTAAKVFRASAEDEGKGVIAIDGMVRSNAGVSIGEKVTVLKAETQPATKITVAPKIPPGKRVRFGQGVEELFKKGLSNRPLVKGDAIIIPNIALMGGFLPFVVTGTQPSGVVVVGGHTELVVKTEPVETVETATMSVTYDDVGGLEDELKRVREIIELPLKHPELFDRLGIDPPKGVLLYGPPGTGKTLIAKAVASESGANFFSINGPEIMSKYYGQSEEKLREKFEEAEKAAPSIVFIDEIDSIAPKREEVTGETERRVVAQLLTLMDGLGGRGQVIVIGATNREDSIDPALRRPGRFDREIEIGVPTLAGRKEILQIHTRGMPLDGDVDIDSLANVTHGFVGADIASLAREAAMKCLGRFVPEFELDKPIPPDVLETMRVTQADFKEALKDVEPSAMREVAVEVPQVGWEDIGGLEDIKRLLKEMIELPLESPQSFKRLGIRPGRGVLLYGPPGTGKTLLAKAVANECKVNFISIKGPEIMSKWVGESEKAIRQIFKKAKQVAPCIVFLDEIDSIASRRGSSPESNATERVVNQLLTTMDGFESLDRVTVIAATNRPDIVDPALLRPGRFDRLALVPVPDQAARLGILRINTRDMPLNGVDLEHIASRTEGFVGADLEALCREAAMAAMREDRDSEMVSGRHFEGALKIVRASSTKDVMKWYENFARSLETVPVKWQDPGVYR